In Schlegelella aquatica, one DNA window encodes the following:
- the rbfA gene encoding 30S ribosome-binding factor RbfA — protein MRHKRSIPNRSFRVADQIQRDVSELIRELKDPRIGMVTINAVEVSPDYAHAKVYFSVLVGDPQQCEEGLNEAAGFLRNGLFKRLQIHTVPTLHFVFDRTTERAADLNALIARANAERAKD, from the coding sequence ATGAGACACAAGAGATCGATTCCGAATCGCAGCTTCCGGGTGGCGGACCAGATCCAACGCGACGTGTCGGAGCTGATCCGCGAACTGAAGGACCCACGCATCGGCATGGTGACGATCAACGCCGTGGAGGTCTCGCCCGACTACGCCCATGCGAAGGTGTACTTCTCGGTGCTGGTCGGGGACCCGCAGCAGTGCGAGGAAGGGCTGAACGAGGCCGCGGGGTTTCTGCGCAACGGGCTGTTCAAGCGCTTGCAGATCCACACCGTGCCGACACTGCATTTCGTTTTCGACCGCACGACCGAACGCGCCGCCGACCTCAACGCGCTGATCGCACGGGCGAACGCCGAGCGCGCGAAGGACTGA